The following coding sequences lie in one Arachis ipaensis cultivar K30076 chromosome B03, Araip1.1, whole genome shotgun sequence genomic window:
- the LOC107629781 gene encoding apoptosis-inducing factor homolog A has product MAEKKVVIVGGGVAGAILAYTLQHQASVTLIDPKEYFEIPWAGLRALVEPSFAERILINHRDYFKKGELVVSSAASISETQVVTQDGTHVAYDYLVIATGHSEPLPKTRAQRLDQYKAGNEKIKSSNSILIVGGGPTGVELAAEIAVDFPEKKVTIVHKGSRLLEYIGTKASRKTLKWLKSKKVDVKLEQSVELDNDNNSAEGNKTYQTSGGETIDADSHFVCIGKPVGSAWLRETILKDHLDDEGRIKVDEYLRVKGKTNIFAIGDITDIKEIKQGMFASAHGVLVAKNLKVLIEGSGKEPKLGTYKAQAPMSIVSLGRKHGVAQFPFMTILGRFPGMIKSGDLFVGKKRKELGLAA; this is encoded by the exons ATGGCTGAGAAGAAAGTTGTGATAGTAGGTGGTGGTGTTGCTGGTGCTATTCTTGCATATACTCTTCAGCATCAAGCTAGTGTCACTCTTATTGATCC AAAGGAGTATTTTGAGATTCCATGGGCTGGGTTGAGGGCATTGGTGGAACCATCATTTGCAGAGAGGATATTGATCAACCACAGAGATTACTTCAAGAAAGGTGAGCTTGTTGTGTCCTCTGCTGCCTCAATTTCTGAAACACAAGTTGTCACACAAGATGGCACCCATGTTGCCTATGACTACCTTGTTATTGCCACTGGCCACTCAGAACCTCTCCCCAAAACCAGGGCTCAAAGACTTGACCAATACAAAGCAG GAAATGAAAAGATAAAGTCCTCAAACTCAATCTTGATTGTTGGTGGAGGTCCAACAGGGGTGGAGCTGGCGGCCGAGATCGCCGTCGATTTCCCAGAGAAGAAGGTGACCATAGTCCACAAAGGGTCAAGGTTGCTAGAATACATTGGTACAAAAGCTTCAAGGAAGACACTGAAGTGGCTCAAATCAAAGAAAGTTGATGTGAAATTGGAACAATCTGTGGAATTGGATAATGATAACAACTCTGCAGAAGGAAATAAGACATATCAAACTTCAGGTGGTGAGACAATAGATGCAGATTCCCATTTTGTGTGTATAGGGAAACCTGTTGGTTCTGCATGGCTTAGAGAAACTATATTGAAGGATCATTTGGATGATGAAGGAAGGATCAAAGTTGATGAATACTTGAGAGTTAAGGGAAAGACCAACATTTTTGCAATTGGAGATATTACAGATATCAAA GAAATCAAACAAGGGATGTTTGCAAGTGCTCATGGTGTATTAGTTGCCAAGAACTTGAAGGTGTTGATAGAAGGAAGTGGCAAAGAACCTAAATTGGGAACATACAAGGCACAAGCACCAATGTCAATAGTTTCACTTGGAAGGAAACATGGGGTTGCTCAGTTTCCATTCATGACAATTCTTGGAAGGTTCCCTGGCATGATCAAATCAGGGGACTTGTTTGTTggtaaaaaaagaaaggaattaggACTTGCAGcctaa
- the LOC107629780 gene encoding apoptosis-inducing factor homolog A, whose product METGKRVVIIGGGVAGSLLAKSIQFHAYVTLIDPKEYFEIPWACLRAIVEPPFAERTLINHAEYLTNAKIIVSSAVNVTDTKVFTADGHQIVYDYLVIATGHSDPVPKSRTERLNEYTKENEKIKSARSILIVGGGPTGVELAGEIAVDFPDKKLTLVHKGTRLMEFIGAKASDKALKWLKSKNVEVKLEQSVDLNSAVDGGQHRIYQTSLGETIEADCHFLCIGKPLATAWLRETVLKNDLDHQGRIKVDEHLRVKGQDNIFAIGDITDVPEIKQGFLAHKQAEMVAKNLKLTMEAGTECMNRMDTYKPHSALAIVSLGRKEAVAQLPFMTMSGRIPGIIKSGDLFVGKTRKQMGLNP is encoded by the exons ATGGAAACGGGAAAGAGAGTGGTCATCATCGGAGGTGGCGTTGCTGGTTCCCTCCTCGCTAAATCCATCCAATTCCATGCCTATGTCACTCTCATTGATCC GAAGGAGTATTTTGAGATTCCATGGGCATGCTTGAGGGCAATAGTTGAGCCACCCTTTGCGGAGAGGACGTTGATCAACCATGCAGAGTACCTCACCAATGCCAAAATTATTGTATCCAGTGCTGTCAATGTGACTGACACGAAAGTGTTTACTGCCGATGGCCACCAGATTGTCTATGACTATCTTGTTATTGCCACTGGCCATTCAGATCCTGTCCCTAAGTCGAGGACTGAAAGACTTAACGAGTACACAAAAG AAAATGAGAAGATAAAATCTGCTCGCTCCATTCTGATTGTTGGAGGAGGTCCCACTGGTGTGGAACTTGCAGGGGAGATAGCAGTTGATTTTCCGGATAAGAAGCTTACGCTAGTGCATAAGGGAACAAGGCTAATGGAATTTATAGGGGCAAAAGCTTCTGATAAGGCTCTCAAATGGTTGAAATCGAAGAATGTCGAGGTAAAACTTGAGCAATCAGTTGATCTGAACTCTGCTGTGGATGGAGGACAACACAGGATTTATCAAACTTCTCTCGGAGAGACCATTGAGGCAGATTGTCATTTCTTATGCATAGGGAAACCGCTTGCTACAGCATGGCTTAGGGAAACTGTGTTGAAAAATGACTTGGATCATCAAGGAAGGATTAAGGTAGATGAACATCTGAGAGTGAAGGGTCAGGACAACATTTTTGCAATCGGGGATATTACAGATGTTCCG GAAATCAAGCAGGGGTTTTTGGCACATAAGCAGGCCGAAATGGTAGCAAAGAACTTGAAGCTAACAATGGAGGCAGGAACAGAATGTATGAATAGGATGGACACTTACAAGCCGCATTCGGCATTGGCAATCGTCTCACTTGGGCGGAAAGAAGCGGTGGCACAACTTCCCTTCATGACAATGAGTGGAAGAATCCCTGGCATTATCAAGTCTGGAGACTTATTTGTAGGTAAAACAAGAAAACAGATGGGACTCAATCCTTAA